The following coding sequences lie in one Equus przewalskii isolate Varuska chromosome 25, EquPr2, whole genome shotgun sequence genomic window:
- the ALDH6A1 gene encoding methylmalonate-semialdehyde/malonate-semialdehyde dehydrogenase [acylating], mitochondrial isoform X2: protein MDAAVASCKRAFPAWADTSVLSRQQVLLRYQQLIKENLKEIARVITLEQGKTLADAEGDVFRGLQVVEHACSVTSLILGETMPSITKDMDLYSYRLPLGVCAGIAPFNFPAMIPLWMFPMAMVCGNTFLMKPSERVPGATMLLAKLLQDSGAPDGTLNVIHGQREAVNFICDHPDIKAISFVGSNQAGEYIFERGSRHGKRVQANMGAKNHGVVMPDANKENTLNQLVGAAFGAAGQRCMALSTAILVGEAKKWLPELVERAKNLRVNAGDQPGADLGPLITPQAKERVCNLIDSGTKEGASILLDGRKIKVKGYENGNFVGPTIISNVKPNMTCYKEEIFGPVLVVLETDTLDEAIKIVNDNPYGNGTAIFTTNGATARKYSHLVDVGQVGVNVPIPVPLPMFSFSGSRSSFRGDTNFYGKQGIQFYTQLKTITSQWKEEDATLSSPAVVMPTMGR from the exons ATGGATGCGGCTGTTGCTTCCTGCAAACGTGCTTTTCCTGCATGGGCAGACACGTCAGTATTAAGCCGTCAGCAGGTCCTGCTCCGCTATCAACagcttattaaagaaaatttg AAAGAAATTGCCAGGGTAATCACGCTGGAACAAGGGAAGACCCTAGCTGATGCCGAAGGAGATGTATTTCGAGGCCTTC AGGTGGTTGAACACGCCTGCAGTGTGACATCCCTGATTCTGGGAGAGACCATGCCATCCATCACCAAAGACATGGACCTTTATTCCTACCGTCTGCCTCTGGGGGTGTGTGCAGGAATTGCTCCATTCAATTTTCCTGCCATGATCCCCCTGTGGATGTTTCCCATGGCCATGGTGTGTGGAAATACCTTCCTAATGAAACCATCAGAGCGAGTTCCTGGAGCAACTATGCTTCTTGCCAAGTTGCTCCAGGACTCTGGTGCCCCTGATGGAACACTGAATGTCATACACGGACAACGTGAAG ctGTAAACTTTATTTGTGATCATCCGGATATCAAAGCAATCAGCTTTGTGGGATCCAACCAGGCAGGAGAGTACATCTTCGAGAGAGGGTCAAGACATGGCAAGAGAGTTCAAGCAAATATG GGAGCCAAGAACCATGGGGTAGTCATGCCAGATGCCAATAAGGAGAATACCCTGAATCAGCTGGTTGGGGCAGCATTTGGAGCTGCTGGTCAGCGCTGCATGGCTCTTTCAACAGCGATCCTTGTGGGAGAAGCTAAGAAGTGGCTGCCAGAGCTGGTGGAGCGTGCCAAAAATCTGAGAGTCAATGCAG GAGACCAGCCTGGAGCTGATCTTGGCCCTCTGATCACTCCCCAGGCCAAAGAGCGAGTCTGTAATCTGATTGATAGTGGAACAAAGGAGGGAGCTTCCATCCTTCTTGATGGTCGAAAAATTAAAGTCAAAGGCTATGAAAATGGCAACTTTGTTGGACCAACCATCATCTCAAATGTCAAG CCAAATATGACCTGTTACAAAGAGGAGATTTTTGGTCCAGTTCTTGTGGTTCTGGAGACAGACACTTTGGATGAAGCTATCAAGATTGTAAATGACAACCCATATGGAAATGGAACTGCCATCTTCACCACCAATGGAGCCACTGCTCGGAAATATTCCCACCTGGTGGATGTCGGACAG GTGGGTGTGAATGTCCCCATTCCAGTGCCTTTACCAATGTTCTCATTCAGTGGCTCTCGATCTTCCTTCAGGGGAGACACCAATTTCTATGGCAAACAG GGCATCCAATTCTACACTCAGCTAAAGACCATCACTTCTCAGTGGAAAGAAGAAGATGCTACTCTTTCCTCACCTGCTGTAGTCATGCCTACCATGGGCCGTTAG
- the ALDH6A1 gene encoding methylmalonate-semialdehyde/malonate-semialdehyde dehydrogenase [acylating], mitochondrial isoform X1 — protein MASLVAAAAVRARILQASSKVNSTWYPASSFSSSVPSVKLFIDGKFVESKSDKWTDIHNPATNEVIGRVPEATKAEMDAAVASCKRAFPAWADTSVLSRQQVLLRYQQLIKENLKEIARVITLEQGKTLADAEGDVFRGLQVVEHACSVTSLILGETMPSITKDMDLYSYRLPLGVCAGIAPFNFPAMIPLWMFPMAMVCGNTFLMKPSERVPGATMLLAKLLQDSGAPDGTLNVIHGQREAVNFICDHPDIKAISFVGSNQAGEYIFERGSRHGKRVQANMGAKNHGVVMPDANKENTLNQLVGAAFGAAGQRCMALSTAILVGEAKKWLPELVERAKNLRVNAGDQPGADLGPLITPQAKERVCNLIDSGTKEGASILLDGRKIKVKGYENGNFVGPTIISNVKPNMTCYKEEIFGPVLVVLETDTLDEAIKIVNDNPYGNGTAIFTTNGATARKYSHLVDVGQVGVNVPIPVPLPMFSFSGSRSSFRGDTNFYGKQGIQFYTQLKTITSQWKEEDATLSSPAVVMPTMGR, from the exons ATGGCGTCActggtggcggcggcggcagtGCGGGCCCGGATCCTGCAG GCTTCTTCCAAGGTGAACTCCACTTGGTATCCAgcatcctccttctcttcttcagtG CCATCTGTGAAGCTCTTCATTGATGGGAAATTTGTTGAATCCAAAAGTGACAAATGGACTGATATCCACAACCCA GCCACCAATGAGGTTATTGGTCGGGTCCCTGAGGCCACCAAGGCTGAAATGGATGCGGCTGTTGCTTCCTGCAAACGTGCTTTTCCTGCATGGGCAGACACGTCAGTATTAAGCCGTCAGCAGGTCCTGCTCCGCTATCAACagcttattaaagaaaatttg AAAGAAATTGCCAGGGTAATCACGCTGGAACAAGGGAAGACCCTAGCTGATGCCGAAGGAGATGTATTTCGAGGCCTTC AGGTGGTTGAACACGCCTGCAGTGTGACATCCCTGATTCTGGGAGAGACCATGCCATCCATCACCAAAGACATGGACCTTTATTCCTACCGTCTGCCTCTGGGGGTGTGTGCAGGAATTGCTCCATTCAATTTTCCTGCCATGATCCCCCTGTGGATGTTTCCCATGGCCATGGTGTGTGGAAATACCTTCCTAATGAAACCATCAGAGCGAGTTCCTGGAGCAACTATGCTTCTTGCCAAGTTGCTCCAGGACTCTGGTGCCCCTGATGGAACACTGAATGTCATACACGGACAACGTGAAG ctGTAAACTTTATTTGTGATCATCCGGATATCAAAGCAATCAGCTTTGTGGGATCCAACCAGGCAGGAGAGTACATCTTCGAGAGAGGGTCAAGACATGGCAAGAGAGTTCAAGCAAATATG GGAGCCAAGAACCATGGGGTAGTCATGCCAGATGCCAATAAGGAGAATACCCTGAATCAGCTGGTTGGGGCAGCATTTGGAGCTGCTGGTCAGCGCTGCATGGCTCTTTCAACAGCGATCCTTGTGGGAGAAGCTAAGAAGTGGCTGCCAGAGCTGGTGGAGCGTGCCAAAAATCTGAGAGTCAATGCAG GAGACCAGCCTGGAGCTGATCTTGGCCCTCTGATCACTCCCCAGGCCAAAGAGCGAGTCTGTAATCTGATTGATAGTGGAACAAAGGAGGGAGCTTCCATCCTTCTTGATGGTCGAAAAATTAAAGTCAAAGGCTATGAAAATGGCAACTTTGTTGGACCAACCATCATCTCAAATGTCAAG CCAAATATGACCTGTTACAAAGAGGAGATTTTTGGTCCAGTTCTTGTGGTTCTGGAGACAGACACTTTGGATGAAGCTATCAAGATTGTAAATGACAACCCATATGGAAATGGAACTGCCATCTTCACCACCAATGGAGCCACTGCTCGGAAATATTCCCACCTGGTGGATGTCGGACAG GTGGGTGTGAATGTCCCCATTCCAGTGCCTTTACCAATGTTCTCATTCAGTGGCTCTCGATCTTCCTTCAGGGGAGACACCAATTTCTATGGCAAACAG GGCATCCAATTCTACACTCAGCTAAAGACCATCACTTCTCAGTGGAAAGAAGAAGATGCTACTCTTTCCTCACCTGCTGTAGTCATGCCTACCATGGGCCGTTAG